Proteins found in one Candidatus Nitrosopelagicus brevis genomic segment:
- a CDS encoding aspartate dehydrogenase, with protein MKRIGLLGCGSIGTQIAIAIDTGIIPAKLTHIFDEDKEKSVSLASKLKNKPEIVENVHLLSSNPVDLVVEAASQDAVSDNALSILQNRKDLVIMSSGALLDESVFEIISDACKELKKTVYLPSGAISGIDAIKSVKNELDSVVLTTTKHPNSLKGAKFFDDFKINLDEINEPSTIFEGTASEAVRLFPKNINVSALLSISGLGSHETIVKIIADPNTTKNTHEITARGKFGQITTKIENVPDSDNPRTSRLAILSAIETIRSICTSDIKIGT; from the coding sequence ATGAAACGTATTGGTCTACTTGGTTGTGGCTCTATTGGAACACAAATTGCAATTGCAATTGATACTGGCATAATCCCCGCAAAACTAACTCATATTTTTGATGAGGATAAAGAAAAATCTGTATCTCTTGCTAGTAAATTAAAAAACAAACCTGAAATTGTAGAAAATGTCCATCTTTTATCTTCCAATCCTGTTGATTTGGTAGTTGAAGCTGCATCCCAAGATGCAGTTAGTGACAATGCATTGAGTATTCTCCAAAATAGAAAGGATCTTGTAATAATGAGTAGTGGTGCTCTTCTAGATGAATCTGTATTTGAAATAATTTCTGATGCTTGTAAAGAATTAAAGAAAACGGTTTATCTTCCATCTGGGGCAATATCTGGAATCGATGCAATAAAATCTGTCAAAAATGAACTTGATTCCGTTGTTTTGACTACCACAAAACATCCTAATTCATTAAAGGGTGCAAAATTTTTTGATGATTTTAAAATCAATCTTGATGAGATTAATGAACCCTCAACAATCTTTGAAGGAACTGCCAGTGAAGCTGTAAGGTTATTCCCAAAAAACATCAATGTTTCTGCTTTACTTAGTATCTCTGGATTAGGAAGTCATGAAACCATTGTGAAAATTATAGCTGATCCAAATACTACAAAAAACACTCATGAGATTACAGCTCGTGGTAAATTTGGTCAAATTACAACAAAAATTGAAAATGTACCTGATTCCGACAATCCTCGTACAAGTAGACTTGCAATTCTATCCGCCATTGAAACAATTAGATCTATTTGTACTTCTGATATTAAAATTGGAACATAA
- the aroA gene encoding 3-phosphoshikimate 1-carboxyvinyltransferase produces the protein MNCKIQKSKLNGRITCPSNKSYTHRAIFLAALSDGKSIVKKILRSNDTMSTINACRGFGVEVEEVEDKVTINNTIDSTVENSMIDAGNSGTTIRIAIAIAGLSGGNTKLTGDESLRKRPMQPILDSLETMGVETESDDGKPPVHINGKIEGNEISIKGDISSQFISALMIIGPRLPDGLTINVEGELVSKPYVDLTIAIMKKFGVDVKIEEEYKKYLIRHQIYKPTTFSIPSDFSNLALLLAANVLLGDGLTIEINLGDMPQGDEAIVDILEKLGVNVTLEDDIITTESPSLLKGGKFDLSDTPDLLPAVAILALKSEKPIELFNVKHARYKETDRIAILSRELKKIGLHVEEKEDGMILKKPEEVHSAELDSESDHRLFMALSIVGMFVGDCTVSDPDSVKVSYPEFISDLKSVGADFK, from the coding sequence ATGAACTGTAAAATTCAAAAATCTAAATTAAATGGTAGAATAACATGTCCATCTAATAAGAGCTATACACATAGAGCAATATTTCTTGCTGCACTATCAGATGGAAAGAGTATAGTGAAAAAAATTTTACGTTCGAATGATACAATGTCTACAATTAATGCATGTAGAGGGTTTGGTGTAGAAGTAGAAGAGGTAGAAGATAAAGTAACAATTAACAATACAATTGATTCAACTGTAGAAAATTCAATGATAGATGCTGGAAATTCAGGAACAACAATTAGAATTGCAATTGCCATCGCAGGACTATCAGGAGGAAATACAAAACTTACAGGAGATGAGAGTTTAAGAAAAAGACCAATGCAGCCAATATTAGATTCCTTAGAAACAATGGGCGTAGAAACGGAATCAGATGACGGTAAACCACCAGTACATATCAATGGTAAAATTGAGGGAAATGAAATTAGCATTAAAGGAGATATTTCAAGTCAGTTCATTTCTGCATTAATGATAATTGGACCAAGGTTACCAGACGGATTAACAATAAATGTTGAAGGGGAACTAGTATCAAAACCATATGTCGATTTAACAATCGCAATTATGAAGAAATTTGGCGTAGATGTAAAAATTGAAGAAGAGTATAAAAAATATCTAATTAGACATCAGATTTACAAACCAACTACATTTTCAATTCCATCAGATTTTTCCAATTTGGCATTACTTTTGGCAGCAAATGTTTTGTTAGGAGATGGACTCACAATTGAGATAAATTTAGGCGATATGCCGCAAGGTGACGAAGCAATTGTAGATATTTTAGAGAAATTAGGAGTAAATGTAACACTTGAAGATGACATCATAACAACCGAATCTCCATCGTTATTAAAAGGCGGAAAATTTGATTTATCAGACACGCCAGATCTATTACCTGCCGTAGCAATTCTAGCATTAAAATCTGAAAAACCAATTGAGTTGTTTAATGTCAAACATGCAAGATACAAAGAAACAGATAGAATTGCAATATTATCAAGAGAACTTAAGAAAATTGGATTACACGTAGAAGAAAAAGAAGATGGAATGATTTTGAAGAAGCCTGAAGAAGTGCATTCTGCAGAACTTGATTCAGAAAGTGATCATAGATTATTCATGGCATTATCGATAGTAGGAATGTTTGTTGGGGATTGTACAGTTTCAGATCCAGATTCAGTAAAAGTTTCTTATCCAGAATTTATTTCAGATTTGAAAAGTGTTGGTGCAGATTTCAAATAA
- a CDS encoding shikimate kinase codes for MTQVVAKVYGAVSIVNAIAVGKGSTLGIDTFVETTLTKKEGKGIHITSENKTISSRLINKLIENMIPKKILDNTKLELDFKSNIPTGYGLKSSSAISSAVVLSCAKAFGKTMSDEEILKLGAKTSIQTKVSITGAYDDACACHFGGFNVTDNLKMKLLHRELAPKELQAIIFLPKSRKRGNLRKLKEFKNAFEQSWQLARNSDYWNAAVLNGIATTSILNSEPNLIMRLMEKGALCATISGNGPSIMAIADRKNKSRVQKEFSGLDGKIMISNINNKKAYVHEL; via the coding sequence ATGACACAGGTAGTAGCAAAGGTATACGGTGCAGTTTCCATAGTGAATGCAATTGCTGTAGGAAAAGGATCAACATTAGGAATTGATACATTTGTGGAAACAACATTGACAAAAAAAGAGGGCAAAGGAATTCACATTACATCAGAGAATAAGACAATTAGTTCACGCTTAATAAATAAATTAATTGAAAATATGATTCCAAAGAAAATTTTAGATAATACCAAACTAGAACTAGATTTTAAATCAAACATACCAACAGGGTATGGGTTGAAGAGCTCTAGTGCAATTTCATCAGCAGTCGTGCTATCATGTGCAAAAGCCTTTGGAAAAACTATGAGTGATGAAGAAATTTTGAAATTAGGTGCAAAAACGTCAATCCAGACAAAAGTTAGCATAACAGGGGCTTACGATGATGCATGTGCCTGTCATTTTGGAGGTTTTAATGTGACAGATAATCTAAAGATGAAATTATTACATAGAGAGTTAGCCCCAAAAGAATTACAGGCAATAATATTTTTACCAAAATCAAGAAAGAGAGGAAATTTAAGAAAATTAAAAGAGTTCAAAAATGCTTTTGAGCAATCATGGCAATTAGCAAGAAACTCAGATTATTGGAATGCCGCCGTATTAAACGGAATTGCGACAACATCAATTTTGAATTCAGAACCAAACCTGATCATGCGATTGATGGAAAAAGGTGCACTGTGTGCAACAATTTCAGGAAATGGCCCATCAATAATGGCAATTGCCGATAGAAAGAATAAATCTAGAGTTCAAAAAGAATTTTCAGGATTAGACGGAAAAATAATGATATCTAATATCAATAACAAAAAGGCATATGTTCATGAACTGTAA
- the aroE gene encoding shikimate dehydrogenase, with protein MLKTYAVIGDPIEHSLSPTIHNAAYRELQLECTYIAYRVAQGDLATGIESLKKIKISGFNVTIPHKIEMMNYLDNVDDNCKKIGAVNTVLNDDGILRGFNTDMDGFLEPIKRKELEIKNSKILLLGAGGASRAIVAGFQKENAREITIVNRTKTNGDELAQFSNKLGLNATSQTIEDMNSFDSNFDFIVNASSLGLKNENNIIPEKLFDEKTIIYDIVYKPVKTDLINKAKEKNCKIIFGYEMLLGQAIRSFEIWLDRKAPYDVMKRSILGGF; from the coding sequence ATGTTGAAGACATATGCGGTGATTGGAGACCCAATTGAGCATTCATTATCCCCAACAATTCATAACGCAGCATACAGAGAATTACAGCTAGAATGCACATACATTGCATATAGAGTGGCTCAAGGAGATTTGGCCACAGGCATAGAATCCTTAAAAAAAATCAAAATTTCAGGATTTAATGTAACAATACCTCATAAAATTGAGATGATGAATTATTTAGATAATGTAGATGATAATTGTAAAAAAATTGGAGCAGTGAATACTGTTCTTAATGATGATGGAATACTAAGAGGATTTAATACAGATATGGATGGATTCCTAGAGCCAATAAAAAGAAAAGAACTTGAAATAAAAAATTCCAAAATTCTTTTGCTCGGTGCAGGAGGAGCATCAAGAGCAATTGTAGCAGGATTTCAAAAAGAAAATGCAAGAGAGATTACAATCGTCAATAGAACAAAAACCAATGGTGATGAATTAGCACAATTTTCAAATAAATTGGGATTAAATGCAACATCACAAACAATTGAAGATATGAATTCATTTGATTCAAATTTTGATTTTATAGTTAATGCATCATCGTTAGGATTAAAAAATGAAAATAATATAATACCTGAAAAATTATTTGATGAAAAAACAATAATTTATGATATAGTTTACAAACCAGTAAAAACAGACTTGATAAACAAAGCAAAGGAAAAGAATTGTAAAATAATTTTTGGTTATGAAATGTTACTTGGACAAGCAATACGTTCATTTGAAATTTGGTTAGATAGAAAAGCTCCATATGATGTAATGAAAAGATCTATTCTAGGAGGTTTCTAA
- the aroD gene encoding type I 3-dehydroquinate dehydratase, translating to MKYKTCVSIGEKNPKKLKIILKKALSKSDFAEIRFDYLKKSDIPIVLESSKKNLSRCVCTLRPKSEGGLFIGKEDERKSILRLIAEYNPFLLDVEFNTIQKDKNLASYLKKSKCKLLISWHDFKKTPNESQLKSRFKKMEKFSNIVKIVTVAKNVSDASRLLSLYSVKSKNKMVAFCMGDQGKFSRILCLHLGSPFTYVSLGKAIAPGQFSVDEIKSLES from the coding sequence ATGAAGTATAAGACCTGCGTATCAATTGGCGAGAAGAATCCAAAGAAACTCAAAATAATTCTAAAAAAAGCACTTTCAAAATCAGATTTTGCTGAAATACGATTTGATTATTTGAAAAAATCAGATATTCCGATTGTTTTAGAAAGTTCTAAGAAAAATCTATCAAGATGCGTATGTACATTACGACCAAAATCCGAAGGAGGTTTATTTATTGGAAAAGAAGATGAAAGAAAATCAATTTTACGATTAATTGCAGAATATAATCCATTTTTACTTGATGTTGAATTTAATACAATTCAAAAAGACAAGAATCTAGCATCATATCTTAAAAAATCGAAATGTAAATTATTGATTTCATGGCATGATTTTAAGAAAACACCTAATGAATCACAATTAAAATCTAGATTCAAGAAGATGGAAAAATTCTCAAATATTGTAAAAATTGTAACTGTTGCAAAGAATGTATCTGATGCTTCGAGATTATTATCACTTTATTCAGTTAAATCAAAAAATAAGATGGTAGCATTTTGTATGGGAGATCAAGGCAAATTCTCAAGAATACTATGTTTGCATTTAGGAAGTCCATTTACGTATGTGTCATTGGGAAAAGCAATTGCCCCAGGACAATTTAGCGTTGATGAAATAAAATCTTTAGAGAGTTAA
- a CDS encoding 3-dehydroquinate synthase II produces MATDKLLIVQPKVGKNQLNKFVKNLEDEGVKHIYADPKLITNKKSKMKTVFTTSNADYVVLGKDGKKVKGKKNGKQFKILSNKDIDGVYETAKKGLDFVIIEVKDWKIIPLENIIAKLHKIHTKIFTIAKNQKEVRKMFSILDVGVDGVIFQTGSIGEVQETLVNLGTKSFDLKTAKITEIQEVGDGERVCVDTASMLHKGEGMLIGSRANFMFLVHNESVGSSFTSPRPFRVNAGAVHCYTLSPDGNTKYLSELETGSEVLILNSKGKARRAAIGRCKIEKRPMLLIKAKVGNEIGGIIAQDAETIRFVKANGQLVSVTHLKKGDSVLAFSKEASGRHFGMEVADEYILEK; encoded by the coding sequence TTGGCAACTGATAAACTTTTGATTGTCCAACCAAAAGTTGGAAAAAATCAATTAAATAAATTTGTAAAAAATTTAGAGGATGAAGGTGTAAAACACATCTACGCAGATCCTAAACTAATTACGAATAAAAAAAGTAAAATGAAAACTGTCTTTACAACATCTAATGCAGATTATGTGGTTCTAGGTAAAGATGGAAAAAAGGTAAAGGGTAAAAAAAATGGAAAACAGTTCAAGATCTTATCAAATAAAGATATTGATGGAGTTTATGAAACTGCAAAAAAAGGACTTGATTTTGTCATAATTGAGGTTAAAGATTGGAAGATAATTCCTCTAGAGAACATTATAGCAAAATTGCATAAAATTCACACAAAAATATTCACAATAGCAAAAAACCAAAAGGAAGTTAGAAAGATGTTTTCAATTTTAGATGTTGGAGTTGATGGCGTAATCTTCCAAACAGGTTCCATAGGCGAAGTGCAAGAAACTTTGGTAAATCTTGGAACAAAGAGTTTTGATTTGAAAACTGCAAAAATAACAGAAATCCAAGAGGTTGGAGATGGAGAACGAGTTTGTGTTGATACAGCATCAATGTTACACAAAGGAGAAGGAATGTTAATTGGAAGTAGAGCAAACTTCATGTTCTTAGTTCATAACGAATCAGTGGGTTCATCATTCACATCACCAAGACCATTTAGAGTTAATGCCGGGGCAGTTCACTGTTATACATTATCACCAGATGGAAATACAAAATATCTATCAGAATTAGAAACAGGCAGTGAAGTGCTAATTCTTAATTCTAAAGGAAAAGCAAGAAGAGCAGCTATTGGAAGATGTAAGATTGAAAAACGACCAATGCTTTTGATCAAAGCAAAAGTGGGAAACGAAATAGGTGGCATTATAGCACAAGATGCTGAAACTATACGATTTGTAAAGGCAAATGGACAATTAGTGTCAGTAACACATCTCAAAAAAGGTGATTCAGTTTTGGCATTTTCTAAAGAAGCAAGTGGAAGACACTTTGGAATGGAAGTAGCCGACGAATATATTCTCGAAAAATAA
- a CDS encoding 2-amino-3,7-dideoxy-D-threo-hept-6-ulosonate synthase encodes MATGTEIRLSKIMRKGKMLCIPMDHGISNGPIEGLEKPHDVIYKCENHGLTSIIINKGIIKTLPRPTKVGILAHFSSSTALSLAPNRKMLTGSVKEAIRLGADGVSLHINIGGKEEPEMVEQLGKISEECHEWNVPLLAMMYPRGENVKDPHDPEVVAHTARIGAECGADIVKTLYTGDIDSFKKVTESIPVPVVIAGGPKSKTDLDILQMTEDAMAAGAKGVTYGRNIFAHKTPDKMVEALAGIIFKKETAKEMAKKIGN; translated from the coding sequence ATGGCAACAGGTACAGAAATTCGATTAAGTAAGATTATGAGAAAAGGCAAGATGCTTTGTATTCCAATGGATCATGGTATTTCAAATGGCCCTATTGAAGGATTAGAAAAACCTCATGATGTAATTTACAAATGTGAGAATCACGGTTTAACAAGCATCATAATTAACAAAGGAATTATCAAAACATTACCAAGGCCAACCAAGGTTGGAATTTTAGCCCACTTTTCATCTAGTACTGCATTATCATTGGCTCCAAATAGAAAAATGCTAACAGGCTCTGTAAAAGAGGCAATAAGATTAGGAGCAGACGGAGTTTCATTGCATATCAACATTGGAGGAAAAGAGGAACCAGAGATGGTTGAACAACTAGGAAAAATTTCAGAAGAATGTCATGAATGGAATGTTCCATTACTTGCAATGATGTATCCTAGAGGAGAGAATGTCAAGGATCCACATGATCCAGAAGTAGTTGCACATACTGCAAGAATTGGTGCAGAGTGTGGTGCAGATATTGTCAAGACATTATACACAGGAGATATTGATTCATTCAAAAAAGTTACAGAAAGTATTCCAGTTCCAGTAGTTATTGCAGGAGGTCCAAAATCAAAAACTGACTTGGATATTTTACAAATGACTGAAGATGCAATGGCAGCAGGTGCAAAAGGAGTTACATATGGAAGAAATATTTTTGCACATAAAACACCAGATAAAATGGTAGAAGCATTAGCAGGAATAATTTTCAAAAAAGAAACAGCAAAAGAAATGGCAAAGAAAATTGGCAACTGA
- a CDS encoding CofH family radical SAM protein has product MSQLTQQIHSSEIGDILENSLNGIRPKKEDYLRLLKSDDVYLMGLVAGNITRKKFGKKVSFVNNIILNYTNVCITDCKFCAFYRPPNHEEAYTLTLDEIEARVKTGWDMFKIRQVLIQGGHNPKLGIEYYEDSFKMIRSKFPNVGVHGLSTSEIDMIATVEKSSTKEILSRLKDAGLQSVPGAGAEILTDSVKEIISPKKIDSDDWIRIMKESFELGLPASATMMYGHVETDNDIVEHYDKIAKLQKDLNGFMAFIPWSFEPNNTLMQKEGTVTTGAGGIQLLKMIAISRIIFDGLIDHIQSSWLTNGVGMAQLALQYGSDDFGGTLIGEEVVSCTGARSTELTDKRIIESIKQIGYSAEERDNFYETVSMR; this is encoded by the coding sequence TTGAGTCAATTAACACAACAAATCCACTCTAGTGAAATAGGAGATATCTTAGAAAATTCACTTAATGGTATTCGACCAAAAAAAGAAGATTATCTAAGATTATTGAAATCTGACGATGTATATCTAATGGGGCTTGTTGCTGGAAACATAACCCGAAAGAAATTTGGGAAAAAAGTATCTTTTGTAAATAATATTATCTTGAATTACACTAATGTCTGTATCACTGATTGTAAGTTCTGTGCATTTTATAGACCTCCTAATCATGAAGAAGCCTACACCTTAACTTTAGATGAAATTGAAGCTAGAGTAAAAACAGGTTGGGATATGTTCAAAATTAGACAGGTCCTAATTCAAGGTGGCCATAACCCAAAACTTGGAATTGAATATTATGAAGATTCATTTAAAATGATTCGTTCAAAATTCCCAAATGTAGGTGTGCATGGATTATCCACTTCTGAAATTGACATGATTGCTACAGTTGAAAAGTCATCTACAAAAGAAATTTTATCAAGATTGAAAGATGCAGGTTTACAATCTGTTCCTGGTGCAGGTGCTGAAATTCTAACTGATTCTGTTAAAGAAATCATCAGTCCAAAAAAAATTGATAGTGATGATTGGATTAGAATTATGAAAGAATCATTTGAACTTGGACTTCCTGCTTCTGCAACAATGATGTATGGACATGTTGAAACTGATAATGATATTGTGGAACATTATGATAAAATTGCCAAATTACAAAAAGATCTTAATGGATTCATGGCATTTATTCCATGGAGTTTCGAACCAAACAATACTCTAATGCAAAAGGAAGGAACTGTTACAACCGGTGCAGGTGGAATACAATTACTAAAAATGATTGCAATTTCTAGAATAATCTTTGATGGATTAATTGATCATATTCAATCATCATGGCTAACAAACGGTGTTGGTATGGCTCAACTAGCATTACAATATGGTTCTGATGATTTCGGTGGTACATTAATTGGAGAAGAAGTTGTTTCTTGTACAGGTGCTCGTTCCACTGAACTAACTGATAAAAGAATCATTGAATCAATAAAACAAATTGGTTATTCTGCTGAAGAACGTGATAACTTTTACGAAACAGTATCTATGCGTTAA